From a single Streptomyces sp. NBC_00237 genomic region:
- a CDS encoding NAD(P)/FAD-dependent oxidoreductase: MATTAPRTVVVVGAGIAGLTAAWRLQQQGAHVRVLERAPEAGGRMRTVDHDGFRFEVGASILGQNYTGMRDLITELGLTNQYGPANTLCGFQRDGIVHRFRADTKSDLLRTRLLGLRTKLAVLRALPTFIAQRAHLDWDTTHGNVALDRLSATQYAQRHLTQEAIDYLCEPLIGGGIVLASPDDLTAADMLFYAAKLLGPHFNSPQGVGLLTRTLASRLPVELNAEVEAVHRDSDGVRITWRQADGTSRSEHADAAVVAVPAPRVSALLPDLSDQDRTYLDAIPYSRALVVSLGLERAPDEKAFALFLNRATHPSVVGIELHHNKIPGRVDDGRGLLTLHGRREFTDRWWDAEDTTVVEQAVAAVSGVFPEVRGTVRSSLVTRHDHALVVRPPGGYGPLRAFNARRPRADPAIQLAGDYFGPSSTYGALRSGEHAAARLLAHMARR, translated from the coding sequence ATGGCCACCACAGCACCGCGCACCGTCGTCGTCGTCGGGGCGGGCATCGCCGGTCTCACCGCCGCCTGGCGGCTCCAGCAACAGGGAGCCCACGTCCGCGTACTGGAACGGGCTCCGGAGGCAGGCGGACGCATGCGCACCGTCGACCACGACGGATTCCGGTTCGAGGTCGGCGCCAGCATCCTGGGCCAGAACTACACCGGCATGCGCGACCTGATCACCGAACTCGGCCTCACCAACCAGTACGGTCCGGCCAACACCCTCTGCGGCTTCCAGCGCGACGGCATCGTCCACCGCTTCCGCGCCGACACCAAGAGCGACCTCCTGCGCACCCGCCTCCTCGGCCTGCGCACCAAACTCGCGGTCCTGCGCGCCCTGCCGACGTTCATCGCCCAGCGCGCCCACCTCGACTGGGACACCACGCACGGAAACGTCGCCCTGGACCGGCTCAGCGCCACCCAGTACGCGCAGCGCCACCTCACCCAAGAAGCCATCGACTACCTGTGCGAACCGCTCATCGGGGGCGGCATCGTCCTCGCCTCCCCCGACGACCTCACCGCGGCGGACATGCTCTTCTACGCCGCCAAACTCCTGGGCCCCCACTTCAACAGCCCCCAGGGCGTGGGCCTGCTCACCCGCACCCTGGCCAGCAGGCTCCCCGTCGAGCTGAACGCCGAAGTCGAGGCGGTGCACAGGGACAGCGACGGCGTACGGATCACCTGGCGCCAGGCTGACGGCACCAGCCGAAGTGAACACGCCGACGCCGCCGTCGTCGCCGTCCCGGCGCCCAGGGTCTCCGCTCTCCTGCCCGACCTGTCCGACCAGGACCGCACCTACCTCGACGCCATCCCCTACTCCCGCGCGCTGGTCGTCTCCCTCGGCCTGGAACGGGCACCCGACGAGAAGGCGTTCGCGCTCTTCCTCAACCGCGCCACCCACCCCAGCGTGGTCGGCATCGAACTCCACCACAACAAGATCCCGGGCCGCGTCGACGACGGACGCGGTCTGCTCACCCTGCACGGCCGCCGGGAGTTCACCGACCGCTGGTGGGACGCCGAGGACACCACCGTCGTCGAACAGGCCGTCGCCGCGGTCTCCGGCGTCTTCCCCGAAGTCCGCGGCACCGTCCGCAGCAGCCTCGTCACCCGGCACGACCACGCCCTGGTCGTCCGCCCGCCCGGCGGCTACGGCCCCCTCCGGGCGTTCAACGCCCGCCGCCCCCGAGCGGACCCCGCCATCCAACTGGCCGGTGACT
- a CDS encoding terpene synthase family protein: MKEDLHLADYAHTHLLRLFAPARPHPDAAVLEADVRGWVTATGLHRLVAEERLTTWQVGHLIGFCMPGAPLPVARLTARYLMWEFVFDDAVAEQDLLLRQYQSYDLPRLLGAGDRPPAVADDPLLDALARLRGEIMEAGGELLLPVLADGLRHYLAASARQSPWRSSEQPPCLGDYLRDRTSTAGGHPLYLQRLAPGMPAPGESLPPALTALAELAFLLGGLANDLLGYAIEQANGDPVNVVTVLAHEYALTRAEAYRAAVILHAGHKHRFDANAAALAADGRLTRQHHHFAEAVAGWVHGSAAAVEPYWQHTRTRSHL, translated from the coding sequence ATGAAGGAAGACCTGCACCTGGCCGACTACGCCCACACGCACCTCCTGCGGCTCTTCGCTCCCGCTCGTCCGCACCCCGACGCGGCCGTCCTCGAAGCCGACGTCCGCGGCTGGGTCACCGCCACCGGTCTGCACCGGCTGGTCGCCGAGGAGCGGCTGACCACCTGGCAGGTCGGTCACCTGATCGGCTTCTGCATGCCGGGGGCGCCGCTGCCCGTCGCCCGGCTCACCGCCCGCTACCTGATGTGGGAGTTCGTCTTCGACGACGCCGTCGCCGAACAGGATCTGCTTCTTCGCCAGTACCAGTCCTACGACCTGCCACGCCTGCTCGGTGCCGGTGACCGGCCGCCTGCCGTGGCCGACGACCCGCTGCTGGACGCCCTCGCCCGCTTGCGCGGTGAGATCATGGAGGCGGGCGGGGAGCTCCTGCTGCCCGTACTCGCCGACGGCCTTCGCCACTATCTGGCGGCCTCCGCCCGCCAGTCGCCGTGGAGGTCCAGCGAGCAGCCCCCCTGTCTCGGGGACTACCTGCGGGACCGCACCTCCACCGCCGGCGGCCACCCCCTGTACCTCCAGCGTCTCGCTCCCGGGATGCCCGCTCCGGGAGAGAGCCTGCCGCCGGCCCTGACCGCGCTGGCCGAACTCGCCTTCCTGCTCGGTGGTCTGGCCAATGACCTGCTCGGTTACGCGATCGAGCAGGCCAACGGCGACCCGGTCAACGTCGTCACCGTGCTGGCCCACGAATACGCGCTCACCCGCGCCGAGGCATACCGAGCCGCGGTGATCCTGCACGCCGGTCACAAGCACCGCTTCGACGCCAACGCCGCCGCCCTGGCCGCAGACGGCCGGCTGACCCGGCAGCACCACCACTTCGCCGAGGCGGTGGCGGGGTGGGTGCACGGCAGCGCCGCCGCCGTCGAGCCGTACTGGCAGCACACCCGCACCCGCAGTCACCTCTGA
- the uppS gene encoding polyprenyl diphosphate synthase — MSEPGGQVPRHVGIVPDGNRRWARLHGVPVLEGYRRGAAKTVEVLRWCEQAGVETATVWALSLDNAAKRQELPVMLDAITELTHALTAERSWRLNVLGSPEHLDGLGLSELSGRTRGDDDATGAASTAGVAGGLRVNLAVAYDGRAEILAAVHALLAEDGAEALDVRAVGRRLAQWGQPDCDLILRASGEQRLSGFLLWQSAAAELYFAPELWPDFTRQRFQEALISYAGRDRRYGA; from the coding sequence GTGAGCGAGCCCGGCGGGCAGGTTCCCCGGCATGTGGGCATCGTCCCGGACGGCAACCGGCGCTGGGCCCGTCTGCACGGGGTTCCTGTGCTGGAGGGCTACCGGCGCGGGGCGGCCAAGACCGTCGAGGTGCTGCGGTGGTGCGAGCAGGCAGGGGTGGAGACGGCGACGGTATGGGCTCTGTCGTTGGACAACGCCGCCAAACGGCAGGAACTGCCGGTGATGCTCGATGCCATCACCGAACTCACGCACGCGCTCACCGCCGAGCGCAGTTGGCGTCTCAACGTGCTCGGGTCCCCCGAGCATCTTGACGGACTGGGGCTGTCGGAACTGTCCGGCCGGACCCGTGGCGACGATGATGCGACAGGCGCGGCAAGCACGGCAGGCGTGGCAGGCGGGTTGCGGGTCAACCTTGCGGTGGCCTACGACGGCCGTGCGGAGATCCTGGCCGCCGTGCACGCGCTCCTGGCCGAGGACGGCGCTGAGGCCCTGGACGTGCGGGCGGTCGGCAGACGGCTGGCGCAGTGGGGGCAGCCCGACTGCGATCTGATCCTGCGCGCGTCCGGTGAGCAGCGCCTGTCCGGTTTCCTGCTGTGGCAGAGCGCCGCCGCCGAGCTGTACTTCGCCCCCGAACTGTGGCCGGACTTCACACGACAGCGCTTCCAGGAGGCGCTGATCTCCTACGCGGGCCGAGACAGGCGGTACGGCGCATGA
- a CDS encoding prenyltransferase/squalene oxidase repeat-containing protein, whose translation MRERLLVSLAARVGADGAVRDGCRSRVLESVVALRLLERTGHDARAAEALRTFLRSRTPVTGAERVLAAAVLDGQEIPTGGLFVEAVTAAAPGFTAVRKRALVHALAVMADETFVPEWDETGFGLSGLHSWAIVQVTAVKVILACAAGRVDRVGDEDVRLLLDTQRRPHVWEGNVLIHLSVLHALSRLPGTGAVVADGIRRALAHQRTDGGLPFVSDTDTWCTATAGVALASAGAPRRVLDRMAGHLVERQQPGGGWSYTDVACQTDVDDTSVAVQFLHLVDDVLYREPITCGLRSLVAVAGPDGGFPTYVAGAPSEASMTAAVVDALTVRPAAHTPLITGGLRYLAGQQQCDGSFPPDWSSSRLHTVFRVLLAAGRPGGGQSPRVRRMVERGRNLVLSQQNADGGWGQQTGEPSDVISTAYGLIAVCGQADPAPAVAAASYLATAQGEGGSQGMRPDSIGPRPFVFTVPALADIFTLLALSHLTGRTVPVRDGVEGRLAGAR comes from the coding sequence ATGCGCGAGCGGCTTCTGGTGTCGCTGGCCGCGAGGGTGGGAGCGGACGGTGCGGTCCGTGACGGGTGCCGCAGCCGCGTTCTGGAATCGGTTGTGGCACTGAGGCTGCTGGAGCGTACCGGCCATGATGCCCGGGCCGCGGAGGCGCTGCGCACCTTTCTGCGTTCCCGGACGCCTGTCACGGGTGCGGAGCGGGTACTGGCCGCTGCGGTACTGGACGGGCAGGAGATCCCCACAGGTGGCCTGTTCGTCGAGGCGGTGACCGCGGCGGCACCGGGCTTCACCGCGGTACGCAAGCGGGCGCTGGTGCACGCGCTGGCGGTCATGGCTGACGAAACGTTCGTTCCCGAGTGGGACGAGACGGGCTTCGGCCTGTCGGGGCTGCACAGTTGGGCCATCGTCCAGGTCACGGCGGTGAAGGTGATCCTGGCCTGTGCGGCGGGGCGCGTTGACCGTGTCGGAGACGAGGACGTACGGCTGTTGCTGGACACGCAACGGCGTCCACACGTGTGGGAGGGCAACGTCCTGATCCACCTGTCGGTGCTGCACGCCCTGTCCCGGCTTCCGGGTACCGGTGCGGTGGTGGCGGACGGGATACGCCGGGCGCTGGCACATCAGCGGACCGACGGCGGACTGCCGTTCGTGTCGGACACCGACACCTGGTGCACCGCGACGGCGGGGGTCGCGCTGGCTTCAGCCGGAGCCCCCCGGAGGGTGCTGGACCGGATGGCCGGTCACCTGGTGGAGCGTCAGCAGCCCGGGGGCGGCTGGTCGTACACCGATGTGGCGTGTCAGACGGATGTCGACGACACCTCGGTGGCAGTGCAGTTCCTGCACCTGGTCGACGACGTCCTGTACCGGGAGCCGATCACCTGCGGGCTTCGGTCGCTGGTCGCGGTGGCCGGGCCGGACGGAGGCTTCCCCACCTATGTGGCGGGGGCGCCGTCGGAAGCCTCCATGACCGCGGCCGTGGTCGACGCGCTCACCGTACGTCCGGCGGCCCACACGCCGCTCATCACCGGCGGGCTGCGCTACCTGGCCGGGCAGCAGCAGTGTGACGGATCGTTTCCCCCCGACTGGAGCAGCAGCCGACTGCACACCGTCTTCCGGGTACTGCTGGCCGCCGGCCGGCCCGGGGGCGGGCAGTCGCCGCGTGTGCGGCGCATGGTGGAACGGGGCAGGAACCTGGTGCTCTCCCAGCAGAACGCGGACGGGGGCTGGGGGCAGCAGACGGGCGAGCCCAGCGACGTCATCAGCACCGCGTACGGGCTGATCGCCGTGTGCGGGCAGGCCGATCCGGCGCCCGCGGTCGCTGCCGCGTCGTACCTTGCCACCGCGCAGGGCGAGGGTGGTTCGCAGGGGATGCGCCCGGACTCGATCGGGCCCCGGCCGTTCGTGTTCACCGTCCCTGCCCTGGCGGACATCTTCACCCTGCTCGCCCTGAGCCACCTGACGGGCAGGACCGTGCCGGTCCGGGACGGCGTCGAGGGCCGGTTGGCGGGCGCCCGGTGA